The genome window CGAAGACCGCCGGGCACGACATCAACTATCTCGCCGTGACCGGCGCGCTGGCGGCGCTCGGGCGGCCCGGCGAGCCGCCGCCGCCGCCGCTTAACATGGTCGGCGATTATGGCGGCGGGTCGCTGTTCTGCGCGCTCGGAATCGTCGCGGCGCTGTTCGAACGCGAGCGGTCCGGCGTGGGCCAGGTGATCGATTCGGCGATCGTCGACGGGGTCGCCTCGATGCTGGCGATGTTCAACGCGCAGGGGCCCGCGCCGCTGCTGCGGACGGGGCGCGAGGCCAATCTGCTCGGCGGGGCGGCGCCCTTCTACCGCTGCTACGCCTGCGCCGACGGACGGTTCATCGCGGTCGGCGCAGTCGAGGAGAAGTTCTGGGCGGCGCTGCTCGCCCCGCTGGGGCTGAGCGCGGCGGCGTTCGGGCCACGCTTCGATTCGGCGCTGTGGCCGGCCCAATCGCGCCAGCTCGAGGCGATCTTCGCCACGCGGCGCGCGGCGGAATGGGGCGCGCTTTATGCCGGGAGCGATGCCTGCGTGACCGTGCTGGCGACGATCGACGAAGCGGCGGCAGGCGAACATCTGGCGGCGCGCGGGACGCTGGCGGAGGTCGGCGGGGTGGTGCAGCCGGCCCCTGCCCCGCGGCTGTCGCGAACGCCGGGCGCGATCCGCGCGGCGGCTGACGACGGGCGCGCGGTGATCGACCGCTGGAGCGCGGGCTAGAGCGCCTCGACGATAGTGACGTTGGCGGTGCCGCCGCCCTCGCACATCGTCTGCAAGCCGTAGCGCAGTCCGCGTGCGCGAAGTGCGTGGATCAGCGTGGTCATGAGCTTTGTGCCGGTCGCCCCGAGCGGATGGCCGAGCGCGATCGCGCCGCCGTTGACGTTCATCCGCGCCGGGTCGGCGCCGGTCGCCTTGAGCCAGGCGAGCGGGACCGAGGCGAACGCTTCGTTGACCTCGAACAAGTCGATGTCGGCGATGGTCATTCCGGCGCGAGCGAGTGCGCGGGCGGTGGCCGGGAGCGGCTCTTCGAGCATGATCACCGGGTCGCCGGCGCTGACCGTCATGGCGTGGATCCGGTCGAGCGGGGTGAGGCCGTGCTCCTTGAGCGCGCGCTCGCCGACGACCAGCACGCCCGACGCGCCGTCGCAGATTTGGCTGGCGCTGGCGGCGCTGATCCGGCCGCCCTCGGCAAGGAGCTTGACCGCGGCAATGCCCTCGAGCGTGGCGTCGGCGCGGATGCCTTCGTCGCGATCGTGGCGGATCGATTGGCCCTCGCGGTCGGCGCCGTCGAGGACGAGGATCTCATCGACAAAGGCGCCCGCCTCGGTGGCGGCGGCGGCGCGGCGGTGACTGTCGAGCGCGAAGGCGTCCATCGCCTCCTTCGAGAGGTCGTATTTGCGGGCCATCATCTCGGCGCCGGTGAACTGGCTGAACAGCGGCACCTGGAAGCGCTCGAGGACCGACGGCGGCCACGGCATCGCCCCGGCACCGGCGGCGGCCGCGCCCTGCATCGGCAGGCCCATCGGCACCCGCGTCATGCTTTCGACCCCGGCGGCGATGACGATGTCCTGAGCACCGCTCATCACCGCCTGGACGGCGAAGTGGAGCGCCTGCTGCGATGAGCCGCACTGGCGGTCGATGGTTACGGCGGGAACGCTGTCGGGCAGGCCCGAGGCGAGTACGGCGCTTCGGCCGATCTGCGCCGACTGCTCGCCAGCCTGGCTGACGCAGCCCATGACGACATCGTCGACCAGCGCCCCGTCGATCCCGGCGCGGCGAACCAGCTCGTCGAGCACCTGGGCCGCAAGGTCCGCCGGATGCCAGCCGCGCAAGGCACCGCCACGCTTGCCGCCGGCGGTTCGGGTAGCGGCGACGAGATAGGCTTCGGGCATTGCGCACCTCTCCTTTGGCCCCGGATAGCCGCGCCGGGCGGCGGACGCTATGCAGGCACGCAGCCGATGACCGCAGTCGATCCCCTCGCCCTCCGCCAAGCGCTCGGCAGCTTCGTTACCGGAGTGACGATCGTCACCGCGCGCGACCCGGCCGGAGAGCCGGTCGGGCTGACGGTGAGCAGCTTCAATTCCGTCTCGCTCGATCCGCCGCTGGTGCTGTGGAGCCTGTCGCTGAAGAGCGCGAGCCTGCCCTCGTTCCGCGAGGCGAGGTCGTGGGCGGTGCATGTGCTGAGCGCCGGTCAGGAAGCGATGTCGGCGCGGTTCGCGACTCCGGGCGCCGACCGGTTCGCCGATCTTGCGCTGGCCGATGGGCCGGAAGGAGCGCCGCAACTGCCCGACTTCGCCGCGCGCTTCGGCTGCGCCGCGACGTTCGAATATGAAGGCGGCGACCATGCCATCTTCGTCGGCCATGTCGCCGACCTGCAGCGGCGCGAGGCCGAGCCGTTGGTCTATCATGGCGGGCGCTACGGGCGCGTCGCGGGGGCGGCCGAGCAGGAAACCGCGCTGTTTCGCGAGGAAGGCGGGCTACTGGCGCTGACCGCCGACGGGCGCGGGCTGATCGCCGAATTGCGCGACGCGCTGGCGGCGGGACGCTTGGCCGAGGAGGATCGCGCGCTGCTCGCCGACCTCTACCGGCGGTCGGCCGACTAGCGCGAGGCGACCCGCGCCGGCTCGGCCTGGAGCAGTGCCGAGCGGCCGTCGCCGACCACCGCGAACGCCGCCCAATAATAGGGATGCGAGGTCTTCGGATCGTCCATCAGCCGAAGCTGCGAGCGGCGCAGGGCGCTGACCGTCGCGACCCCGGGCGGGACCGAGAACAGGCCGCCGATCAGCCGACCGGTGGCGTCGTAATCGTCGGGCACCGGCCAGTGGCTGGCGATCACCAAGCGGCCGCCGGCGCCGACGAAGGCGCGCACCAACCCGTCGAGCGCGAGCTCGCCGCGGCCGCCGAGGCCGGCGTCCTGGGTCGCCTCGGCGCCGGCCGCGCCAGCGGTGTCGCAGGCTGAGAGGATGATGAGGTCGGCGTCGAGCTTGAGATCGAAAATCTCGCGGAAGGTGAGCAGGCCGTCCGACCCCTCGCCACCGAAGCTGGTCATCAATGCCGGCTGGGCGGCGCAGCGCGGCCGCTGCGAAGTGAGCAGGCCGTGGGTGGCGAAATGGACGATCCGATAGTCGGCGAGGTCGCGGCGGTCGCGCAGCGCGGTGTCGGAGAAGGCAGCGCCGGTGACGACCGACGTGGCGCCTGGCCGGGCCGCGCCGAGCAGGCGGCTGGCGAGATTGAGCTCGGCCGCGGCGATCGGCTTGCTCCACGCCGCAGCGGGCAGCGCGCAATCGTCGGCGGCAAACGTGGCGGTGGCGGGCGCGTTGTCGCCAAGGCCGAGATAGAGGTGCTGGCCGGCGGCGCGCGGGGCGAGCCGGACGTCGCGGAACGACGGCGCGGAGACCGACGTGCTGATGTCCATCGCGCGCCCGAGCCAGCCGATTCCGGTGAGGTCGAACGGGTCGGCGCCCTTCCCCACCCGCGAGGCGTAAGCGGCGATGCCGCCATTGTCGCGGACGAGCAGGTTGGGGCTGATGCGCAGCATCGCGCCGTCGGGCTCGAAGATCAGATGGTCGACCGCGGCGAGATCGGCGCGGAGCGGGGCAAACAACTGGTCGTAGAGCTTGGCGGCGAGCTCGACGTCGAACGGGAAGGTCACCGTCTCGCCGGCGCTGACCGTGGAGATCGTTCGGCGAAGGCGGTTGATGATGTCGTCGAGCTCGTTGGCGGTGGCGGCAAGCTTGACCGCTCGCGCGCCGCCGGGGGTGACGAGCAGGCCGAACACCAGACGGTCGACGACGGTCAATTTGTAATAGGCCTCGCCCGGCTTGAGCAGGCGCTGCAGCTCGGCGAGCGGGAGGATGTCGCCGGACACGGCGCGGAAGCGCGGGAAGGCGGCGAGCCCCGCCTGGGTGGCGACCTGATCGCGCTGATATTCGTCGAGGCTTGCGGCGAGCGTCTGGCGGCGAAGCGCCTGGCCGGCGGTTGGCTGCGGCGCCGCCTCGAGGCGGGCGAGTTCGCTCCGCGAGCGCTCGATCTGGCGGGTCAGCGTGACCGACTGGCGGAACAGGCGCGCCGCCTCGTCGCTTCCGCCGCTCAGTTCGCGGGCGAGCACGGCCTGGGTCTGGGCAACCCCGGGGCGAAGCATGATCTGGCTCGCCGCGAACAGTTCGGCGGCGCTCGCCGGGTCCGAGCGCTTGAGCAGCAGTTCGGCGTAAGGGACAAGGATGCGCGCAAGCGACGGCGGGCTGTTGGCGGCGCCGACATGGTCGCGCACGATCGCGCGGAACAGGGCAAGCGCGGCGTCGTCGGCGCCGGACGCCGCGAGGAAATCGGCCAGCCGGCCGCGGGCGCTCTGGAGCACGGCGGTGCCGGGATACTCGACCTCGAGCATCGCCAGGCCGGCGCGGAACTGGCGCTCGGCCCCGGCTCGGTCGCCGCGCGCGGCGGCGATCGCGCCCTCGTCGCTGAGGATCTGGGCGCGCATCCAGACGATCGACGGGAGCCGGCCGCCGCGCACTAATTGGAGCTTCCGATCCGCGATTGCGAGCGCGCGCTGTGCCTCGTCGAGGCGGCCCGTGAGGCGCAATGCCGAGCCTTCGAGCAGACGCACCTGGGCGTCGAGGATCTGGGCCTTCTCCTCGATCTGGAGCGCGCCGCTGCCGCCGCCCAATTGCGCCACCGCCGCCGCATCGGCGTTGAGCCGGGCGGCGGTCGAGCGGTCGATCTGGAGACGGCGGATGGCTGGCTCGGGGAGCTCTGCGGCGGCCGGGAGCGGCTTGGCGAGCTCGGCTAGCGCTTCCTCGGCCAGGCCCTGGTTGAGCAGGTGCATGGCGCGATAGTTGCGCAGCTGGCGGGCGACCAGCACGTCGTTGCCGAGCAGCAGCCGCGCGCGCTCGAGCAGATCGTCGGCTTCGGCGAAATGGCCGAGGTTGGACTTCTGCAGTGCCTCGTTGACCAGCGCCTCGGTCTGCGCCGACTTGCCGAGCTCGCCGCGAGTCACGGCGGCGAAAAATTCAGCGGACTCGGCATAATTCCCGGCGTTGTTGCGGCGATAGGCCTCGGCCAGCGCCCGCGAGCGGTCGAGCGTCCCGGCCTGTACCCGGGCAAAGGCGGCGGGATCGGACGCGCCGGTCAGCGCCACCTCGACCTCGCCCGAGGCGGGCCGGTCGGCGACCACGCTGCGCAGCGCGATCCGAAGCGCGCTGTGGTAGCCGGTCAGGCCCTCGGCGGAATAGAGCGTGCGGCCGCGCTCGAGCTGGTAGATGCGATAGCCGACAGCGGGCGAGTCCTTGAGCTTGCAGTCGACCATCCGCACCGCGCCGATGTCCTCGAGATCGGCGCTGGCCGGCGCGGCGCAGTCGACCTTGCCGGAGCGGAGCGCGGCGAGCCGTGCAGCGGGCGCATCCGCACCGCCGCTGCGCAGCGCGTGGACCACGCCGATCGGGATGGCGGCGTCGCGGCACAGGATCTCGTAGCCGCGATCGAACATGTCCTTGAGCGAGGCGTGGGTGGCCATGGTCTGGGCGAGGCACAGCAGCGTGCCCTTGCCGCTTCCGCCGACGCGGAAGCTGGTGCGCGTGCTGAGCGGCTGGGCGGCGAGTGCGGCCCCGCCCGCGGCAAGCGCGAGCGCGGCGACCAGCGATGTTCTAGCGGCCCGGTTCATGCCGGCGCCTCCTTGCTTTGCGCCCTAACTCACGGGCTCCACGGCCACAGCCGGCGGGTGATCGAGAACAACAGGCGCGGCGACGGCTTGCGCTCGGCGAAGCCGGCGCGCTCGAGCGGGAAGGCGAGCGTCGAATCGAGGCTGAACCCGCGCCATGTCGCGCGCAGCCCGCCACCGGTCGACAAGAGTTCGCGGCGGCCGGCGGGGATGAAGTCCTTCGTCTCGTTGGCGACCCGGGCGTAGTCGAGGAACACGAACGCCTGCGGCGCGAAATCGCGGAGTGAGGACGGGACCAGGCTGCCGCCGCGGATCTCGGCCTGCACCCCGTAGCCGCGGTCGCCGAGCACCGCGCCCGGATCGTAGCCGCGCCCAGCAGTGTAATTGCCGCCGGCGAATTCCTCGAAGCTGAGCAGCGATTCGGCTGCCCACTGGCCGCGCAGGCCGAGGGCGAAGGTCAGCTTGGGCACCGGGCGGTACTCGCCGTAGAGGCTGCCGCGGGCGACGAACGCGGTCGGATCGGCGTCGGGACGGCTGGGAGTGACCTGGCCCGACGTGCGACAGGCGAGGTCGCAGCGGTCGCTCGCGCCGAGGATGCCAAGGCCCTGGCGCAACTCGGCCATCCCGCCGAGCCGCCACGGCGGTTCGAACTGCGAGAAGCCGGGGCCGGAGAAATCGGTGCCGAAGCGGTCGAACAAGGCGCGCAGGAAGGCCACGCGGAGCCGGTCGCGAGTGAAATTCTCGCCGTCCTGCTCGACGCTCTGGTTGACCAGGTCGAGCCCGGTCAGCCCGGTCAGGCTGAAGCCCTGGCGGCGGACGAACGGATAGGCCGCCCAGGCCGAGGCGAACAGGGTGCGTGCCTTGACCTCGACAGCGACGTCGGCATCGGGCCGCGCCCAGCTGTAGTCGGTCGAGAGGCCGAAGGTCAGGCCCTCGCCGCCGAGACGGAATTCGTGCGCCAGCTGGAGGTTGGTCTGCTCGCTGAGATCCTGGGTGACGAAGATGCCGGC of Sphingomonas mesophila contains these proteins:
- a CDS encoding CaiB/BaiF CoA transferase family protein; this translates as MTSPKEGALTGVRIVEFAGIGPLPHCAMLLADLGAEVVSVERPGGRLQPPNAALERGRHRVTLDFADRGDLATARAAAERADVVMEGFRPGVMERLGLGPDELCAANPRLIYARLTGWGQDGPLAKTAGHDINYLAVTGALAALGRPGEPPPPPLNMVGDYGGGSLFCALGIVAALFERERSGVGQVIDSAIVDGVASMLAMFNAQGPAPLLRTGREANLLGGAAPFYRCYACADGRFIAVGAVEEKFWAALLAPLGLSAAAFGPRFDSALWPAQSRQLEAIFATRRAAEWGALYAGSDACVTVLATIDEAAAGEHLAARGTLAEVGGVVQPAPAPRLSRTPGAIRAAADDGRAVIDRWSAG
- a CDS encoding acetyl-CoA C-acetyltransferase; the protein is MPEAYLVAATRTAGGKRGGALRGWHPADLAAQVLDELVRRAGIDGALVDDVVMGCVSQAGEQSAQIGRSAVLASGLPDSVPAVTIDRQCGSSQQALHFAVQAVMSGAQDIVIAAGVESMTRVPMGLPMQGAAAAGAGAMPWPPSVLERFQVPLFSQFTGAEMMARKYDLSKEAMDAFALDSHRRAAAATEAGAFVDEILVLDGADREGQSIRHDRDEGIRADATLEGIAAVKLLAEGGRISAASASQICDGASGVLVVGERALKEHGLTPLDRIHAMTVSAGDPVIMLEEPLPATARALARAGMTIADIDLFEVNEAFASVPLAWLKATGADPARMNVNGGAIALGHPLGATGTKLMTTLIHALRARGLRYGLQTMCEGGGTANVTIVEAL
- a CDS encoding flavin reductase family protein, with translation MTAVDPLALRQALGSFVTGVTIVTARDPAGEPVGLTVSSFNSVSLDPPLVLWSLSLKSASLPSFREARSWAVHVLSAGQEAMSARFATPGADRFADLALADGPEGAPQLPDFAARFGCAATFEYEGGDHAIFVGHVADLQRREAEPLVYHGGRYGRVAGAAEQETALFREEGGLLALTADGRGLIAELRDALAAGRLAEEDRALLADLYRRSAD
- a CDS encoding CHAT domain-containing protein is translated as MNRAARTSLVAALALAAGGAALAAQPLSTRTSFRVGGSGKGTLLCLAQTMATHASLKDMFDRGYEILCRDAAIPIGVVHALRSGGADAPAARLAALRSGKVDCAAPASADLEDIGAVRMVDCKLKDSPAVGYRIYQLERGRTLYSAEGLTGYHSALRIALRSVVADRPASGEVEVALTGASDPAAFARVQAGTLDRSRALAEAYRRNNAGNYAESAEFFAAVTRGELGKSAQTEALVNEALQKSNLGHFAEADDLLERARLLLGNDVLVARQLRNYRAMHLLNQGLAEEALAELAKPLPAAAELPEPAIRRLQIDRSTAARLNADAAAVAQLGGGSGALQIEEKAQILDAQVRLLEGSALRLTGRLDEAQRALAIADRKLQLVRGGRLPSIVWMRAQILSDEGAIAAARGDRAGAERQFRAGLAMLEVEYPGTAVLQSARGRLADFLAASGADDAALALFRAIVRDHVGAANSPPSLARILVPYAELLLKRSDPASAAELFAASQIMLRPGVAQTQAVLARELSGGSDEAARLFRQSVTLTRQIERSRSELARLEAAPQPTAGQALRRQTLAASLDEYQRDQVATQAGLAAFPRFRAVSGDILPLAELQRLLKPGEAYYKLTVVDRLVFGLLVTPGGARAVKLAATANELDDIINRLRRTISTVSAGETVTFPFDVELAAKLYDQLFAPLRADLAAVDHLIFEPDGAMLRISPNLLVRDNGGIAAYASRVGKGADPFDLTGIGWLGRAMDISTSVSAPSFRDVRLAPRAAGQHLYLGLGDNAPATATFAADDCALPAAAWSKPIAAAELNLASRLLGAARPGATSVVTGAAFSDTALRDRRDLADYRIVHFATHGLLTSQRPRCAAQPALMTSFGGEGSDGLLTFREIFDLKLDADLIILSACDTAGAAGAEATQDAGLGGRGELALDGLVRAFVGAGGRLVIASHWPVPDDYDATGRLIGGLFSVPPGVATVSALRRSQLRLMDDPKTSHPYYWAAFAVVGDGRSALLQAEPARVASR
- a CDS encoding ShlB/FhaC/HecB family hemolysin secretion/activation protein, with product MRRLYACCVASEKLKRTARQGLLAAVCASALAAPAAAQSTVQPLAPTREEIERRQPAPPVANVRIEGDLERSPCALDEPRFADVRVTLRSVTFGGLGGIDPALLAPAYAEDIGRDNPVSAVCRIRDRAAAILRDAGYIAAVQVPEQNIGDGSLDYNVVLARLVDVRVLGNAGRSERQLAAYLGRLRDQPVFNRFAAERYLLLAGELPGQQVRLALRPAGTAPGEVVGEVTVLTTPFTLDANVQNLGSKELGRGGALLRAQLYGLTGLGDVTTAGIFVTQDLSEQTNLQLAHEFRLGGEGLTFGLSTDYSWARPDADVAVEVKARTLFASAWAAYPFVRRQGFSLTGLTGLDLVNQSVEQDGENFTRDRLRVAFLRALFDRFGTDFSGPGFSQFEPPWRLGGMAELRQGLGILGASDRCDLACRTSGQVTPSRPDADPTAFVARGSLYGEYRPVPKLTFALGLRGQWAAESLLSFEEFAGGNYTAGRGYDPGAVLGDRGYGVQAEIRGGSLVPSSLRDFAPQAFVFLDYARVANETKDFIPAGRRELLSTGGGLRATWRGFSLDSTLAFPLERAGFAERKPSPRLLFSITRRLWPWSP